A single genomic interval of Piliocolobus tephrosceles isolate RC106 chromosome 7, ASM277652v3, whole genome shotgun sequence harbors:
- the CYHR1 gene encoding cysteine and histidine-rich protein 1, which translates to GAAAGQAAAAALGEAAGPGLPDEAGLAGARQLQLQEAAGDPDAPPKKRLRAAEAAEAAAAAAAAGSGKLEERLYSVLCCTVCLDLPKASVYQCTNGHLMCAGCFIHLLADARLKEEQATCPNCRCEISKSLCCRNLAVEKAVSELPSECGFCLRQFPRSLLERHQKEECQDRVTQCKYKRIGCPWHGPFHELTVHEAACAHPTKTGSELMEILDGMDQSHRKEMQLYNSIFSLLSFEKIGYTEVQFRPYRTDDFITRLYYETPRFTVLNQTWVLKARVNDSERNPNLSCKRTLSFQLLLKSKVTAPLECSFLLLKGPYDDVRISPVIYHFVFTNESNETDYVPLPIIDSVECNKLLAAKNINLRLFLFQIQK; encoded by the exons GGGGCGGCCGCCGGGCAGGCGGCTGCGGCGGCGCTGGGCGAGGCGGCGGGGCCTGGGCTCCCGGACGAGGCGGGCTTGGCGGGCGCCCGGCAGCTACAGCTGCAGGAGGCGGCCGGCGACCCCGACGCGCCGCCCAAGAAGCGGCTGCGGGCAGCCGAGGCGgccgaggcggcggcggcggcggcggcggccggcaGCGGGAAACTGGAGGAGCGGCTCTACTCGGTGCTGTGCTGCACCGTGTGCCTGGACCTGCCCAAGGCCTCCGTGTACCAG TGTACTAATGGTCACTTGATGTGCGCTGGCTGTTTTATCCACCTACTAGCAGATGCCCGGCTGAAGGAGGAGCAGGCCACGTGCCCCAATTGTCGTTGTGAGATCAGTAAGAGCCTCTGCTGCCGGAACCTGGCCGTGGAGAAAGCCGTGAGCGAGCTGCCTTCAGAGTGTGGCTTCTGCCTGCGCCAGTTTCCCCGCTCCCTCCTGGAGAGGCACCAGAAAGAGGAATGCCAGGACAG GGTAACCCAGTGCAAGTACAAACGCATCGGCTGCCCATGGCACGGCCCCTTCCATGAGTTGACAGTGCACGAAGCTGCATGTGCCCACCCAACCAAGACGGGCAGTGAGCTGATGGAGATCCTGGATGGGATGGATCAGAGCCACCGCAAGGAGATGCAGCTGTACAACAGCATCTTCAGCCTGCTCAGCTTCGAGAAGATCGGCTACACAG AGGTCCAGTTCCGGCCGTACCGCACAGATGACTTCATCACGCGCCTGTACTACGAGACACCCAGGTTCACAGTGCTGAACCAGACGTGGGTCCTGAAGGCTCGCGTCAATGACTCGGAGCGCAACCCCAACCTGTCATGCAAGCGTACGCTCTCCTTCCAGCTCCTCCTCAAGAGCAAGGTCACGGCACCACTGGAGTGCTCCTTCCTGCTGCTCAAGGGCCCCTACGACGACGTGAGGATCAGCCCTGTCATCTACCACTTCGTCTTCACCAACGAGAGCAACGAGACGGACTACGTGCCACTGCCCATCATTGACTCCGTGGAGTGCAACAAGCTGCTGGCCGCCAAGAACATCAACCTGCGGCTCTTCCTGTTCCAGATACAGAAGTAG